A DNA window from Undibacterium sp. YM2 contains the following coding sequences:
- a CDS encoding TolC family outer membrane protein, whose product MKKSWKRLNLIAAACGILVMSAGQAQAMGLLQAYEAALINDPTYRAAVSENIAGKEYRKIGRAGLLPTIQYAYGTGKNRAEITSPATNFLGQPTGGVAVSNYDYTSITNSVSLRQVLFSLDTAARYKQGIAQTNYSDAIFSARSKDLIIRLTTAYADVKFSEDQVDLFRAQRDAYAEQKRINERMFEKGEGTRTDMLETQAKLDVAEAQVIEAQDNLLNSRNTFSAIIGSEVNQLDGLRPEFTVMPVALSSFEEWMTIATESNPEIAAAKYSVEAAELEISKSKAGHTPRLDLNVGYNRGLSDSITTRTQDQTIKSIGVQLVIPIYSGGYVTAVSNQAIANRDKAKADLDSTKNRISIELRKQFNAIQTSLTKISALQKSVNSATLLVEATKQSVKGGVRINLDVLGAEQQLVAAKRDLAQAKYNYLISYLKLRVTAGNISVDDVQTVAAYFAPN is encoded by the coding sequence ATGAAAAAATCATGGAAGCGCCTTAATCTGATCGCAGCTGCCTGCGGCATCCTGGTGATGTCGGCGGGCCAAGCTCAGGCCATGGGCCTGTTGCAGGCCTATGAAGCTGCATTGATCAATGATCCGACTTACCGTGCTGCTGTTTCAGAAAATATCGCGGGTAAGGAATACCGTAAAATCGGTCGTGCCGGTTTATTGCCAACCATACAGTATGCTTATGGAACCGGTAAAAACCGCGCAGAAATCACCTCGCCGGCGACCAACTTTTTGGGTCAGCCAACTGGTGGTGTGGCGGTCAGTAATTACGATTACACCAGTATCACGAATTCTGTTTCCTTGCGTCAGGTATTGTTCAGCCTGGATACGGCAGCGCGTTACAAGCAAGGCATAGCGCAGACCAACTATAGCGATGCTATCTTTTCTGCACGCAGTAAAGATTTGATCATCCGCCTGACGACTGCTTATGCGGATGTTAAATTCTCTGAAGATCAGGTAGATTTGTTCCGTGCCCAAAGAGATGCTTATGCAGAACAGAAACGCATCAATGAGCGCATGTTTGAAAAAGGTGAAGGCACCAGGACCGACATGCTGGAAACCCAGGCAAAGCTTGATGTTGCCGAGGCTCAGGTAATAGAAGCGCAAGATAATTTGCTGAATTCAAGAAATACTTTTTCTGCCATCATTGGCAGTGAAGTAAATCAGCTTGATGGCTTGCGCCCAGAGTTTACCGTGATGCCTGTTGCCCTCTCCAGCTTTGAAGAATGGATGACGATCGCAACAGAAAGCAATCCTGAAATTGCAGCCGCCAAATATTCTGTCGAAGCTGCCGAGCTGGAAATCAGCAAGAGCAAAGCAGGGCATACACCAAGGCTGGATCTGAACGTTGGTTACAACCGTGGCTTGTCTGACAGTATCACTACACGTACGCAAGATCAGACGATCAAGAGCATAGGCGTACAATTGGTGATACCGATTTACTCTGGTGGTTATGTTACTGCTGTCAGTAATCAGGCCATCGCCAACCGCGACAAGGCCAAAGCTGATCTGGACTCAACCAAGAACAGAATCTCGATAGAATTGCGCAAGCAATTTAATGCGATACAAACCAGTTTGACGAAAATCAGTGCTTTGCAAAAGTCAGTTAACTCTGCGACTTTGCTGGTTGAAGCAACCAAGCAAAGTGTTAAAGGTGGTGTGCGCATCAATCTCGACGTACTCGGCGCAGAACAGCAATTGGTTGCTGCCAAGCGTGACCTGGCGCAAGCCAAGTACAATTACCTGATCAGCTACCTCAAGCTGCGCGTCACTGCAGGTAATATCAGTGTGGATGATGTACAGACAGTAGCTGCTTACTTTGCACCGAACTGA
- a CDS encoding SapC family protein: MFQNAQTLDKNLHGSLRFQPAADFAFARSLTTAPLAPTEIPEAAQYYPVLFSQSGLLNPIAVLGLRERNVFLNEKNQWTEAYVPVHVRRYPFILGRIGDTDDYVLAADMDAPQFNTKEGELVFTEKSEFNPSFGKVLELLNSYEKNLREGRLILNELETTGVLVAKDLNFREGDEVHLIGGFRIVDREKVLALDDATLARWVRSGLMSLLELHWASFRHLPKVALASSRPNQVQ; the protein is encoded by the coding sequence ATGTTTCAAAATGCTCAAACCCTGGACAAGAACCTGCATGGCTCTTTGCGCTTTCAACCAGCTGCTGACTTTGCGTTTGCCCGTAGCCTGACGACTGCTCCACTGGCACCGACAGAAATTCCTGAGGCAGCACAGTACTATCCAGTGTTGTTCTCACAATCCGGCTTGCTCAATCCGATTGCCGTGCTGGGTTTGAGAGAACGCAATGTATTCCTGAATGAAAAAAATCAATGGACTGAGGCCTATGTACCAGTGCATGTACGTCGCTACCCATTCATTCTGGGCCGTATCGGTGACACTGATGACTACGTGCTGGCAGCTGATATGGATGCACCACAGTTCAACACCAAAGAAGGCGAACTGGTATTTACAGAAAAATCTGAATTCAATCCAAGCTTTGGCAAGGTATTGGAACTGCTGAACAGCTATGAGAAAAACCTGCGTGAAGGCCGCCTCATTCTGAATGAATTGGAAACCACAGGCGTATTGGTTGCCAAAGACCTCAACTTCCGTGAAGGCGATGAAGTTCACCTGATCGGTGGCTTCCGTATTGTCGATCGTGAAAAAGTACTGGCACTTGATGATGCAACACTGGCACGTTGGGTGCGTAGTGGTTTGATGTCCCTGCTGGAATTGCACTGGGCCTCTTTCCGTCACCTGCCTAAAGTGGCACTGGCTTCTTCACGTCCAAATCAGGTTCAGTAA
- a CDS encoding HlyD family type I secretion periplasmic adaptor subunit encodes MKNALVKKGDVTDVANHNVEILEVNTDARGYSRLGWIIILIGVVGFLLWAFTAKLDKGVPMSGNVAVASSRKVIQHQTGGTVDEILVKDGDVVKAGQTLLKMNSVSAKSNAEITRVQLFTAQAVEARLLAERVGAKSISFPKELDEAKSDPRVANVISLQQQLFTTRQISIQSELGAVDENIAGLKSQHKGLEESMVSKKQQQQFLKEQLDGMRDLAKEGYIARNRLLDLERTYAQVNGSISEDLGNMGRVSRQIMEMGLRKSQRQQDYQKEIRTQLSDVQKEAEALQNRLTALDFDLNNVAVKAPVSGTVVGLNVFTKGAVVPSGFKLMELVPQDDALIVEASLPVNLVDKVHAGLKTELIFSAFNTNTTPHIPGIITQVSADRTVDERTGQAFYKVRAEVAPEGKKIIANLNIRPGMPVEMFVSTGGRTMMNYLLKPVIDRAHSAMTED; translated from the coding sequence ATGAAAAATGCATTGGTCAAAAAAGGTGATGTCACGGACGTGGCAAATCACAACGTAGAAATACTCGAAGTCAATACAGATGCACGCGGCTACTCCCGTCTGGGCTGGATCATCATTCTGATCGGCGTGGTCGGCTTCTTGCTGTGGGCATTCACGGCAAAGCTCGATAAGGGCGTGCCCATGAGCGGTAACGTGGCCGTGGCCTCCAGCCGTAAAGTCATACAGCATCAGACTGGTGGTACGGTTGATGAAATCCTGGTCAAGGATGGCGATGTCGTCAAAGCAGGCCAAACCTTGTTGAAGATGAATTCTGTCAGCGCCAAGTCAAATGCAGAAATCACCAGGGTACAATTGTTTACAGCCCAGGCGGTAGAAGCAAGATTGCTGGCTGAACGCGTAGGTGCAAAGTCCATCAGTTTTCCCAAGGAACTGGATGAGGCAAAAAGCGATCCTCGCGTTGCTAACGTCATTTCGCTGCAACAGCAACTGTTCACTACACGTCAGATTTCCATACAAAGTGAGCTGGGTGCGGTGGATGAAAACATCGCTGGCTTGAAATCGCAACACAAAGGCCTGGAAGAATCCATGGTCAGCAAAAAGCAACAGCAACAGTTCCTCAAGGAACAACTTGATGGCATGCGTGACCTGGCCAAGGAAGGCTATATTGCCCGCAATCGTCTGCTGGATCTGGAACGTACTTATGCGCAGGTGAACGGCAGCATCTCTGAAGACCTGGGTAATATGGGCCGTGTCTCACGCCAGATCATGGAAATGGGCTTGCGTAAGTCACAGCGTCAGCAAGACTATCAAAAAGAAATCCGCACACAATTGTCCGATGTCCAGAAAGAAGCAGAAGCCTTGCAAAACCGCCTGACTGCACTGGATTTTGATCTGAACAATGTTGCAGTGAAAGCACCCGTGTCAGGCACCGTGGTAGGCCTGAATGTATTCACCAAAGGTGCGGTTGTGCCTAGCGGTTTCAAATTGATGGAACTGGTTCCGCAGGATGATGCGCTGATCGTCGAAGCCAGCTTGCCAGTCAACCTGGTAGATAAAGTGCATGCCGGCTTGAAAACAGAATTGATTTTCTCTGCCTTCAATACCAATACCACACCGCATATCCCGGGCATCATTACACAGGTATCCGCTGACCGTACGGTCGATGAAAGAACCGGCCAGGCCTTCTATAAAGTCCGTGCAGAAGTAGCACCTGAAGGCAAGAAAATTATTGCCAATCTGAACATCCGTCCTGGTATGCCTGTTGAAATGTTTGTCAGCACCGGTGGCCGCACCATGATGAACTACCTGTTGAAACCAGTGATCGACCGTGCCCATTCTGCAATGACTGAGGATTAA
- a CDS encoding glycosyltransferase family 4 protein, producing the protein MKILFVHQNFPGQFVHLAPALAADPANEVVALTMQKAAPALWNGVKVFSYQVARGTSAEIHPWLADSEPKVIRGEAAMRAALQLREQGFVPDVIIAHPGWGESLFLKKVWPKAKLGIYAEFFYHAQGADVGFDPEFSSNAIEQACKIQLKNINNLLHIEIADAAISPTHWQASTFPSAFREHISVIHDGINTDLIAPNPGVALALAGGLKLTRDDEVITFVNRNLEPYRGYHIFMRALPQILAQRPNAHVLMVGGDDVSYGAKSESGRSWKEIFLSEVSAQLPEGALERIHFLGNIPYQHFIPLLQLSRVHVYLTYPFVLSWSLLEAMSAGCAIVASNTQPLREAIRHNETGRLVDFFDVAALSKEVCDLLDQPEERQRLGENARRFACEFYDLQKVCLPAQIEWVYGMAEDTKVNIQNDISAQPLVNTVVIELK; encoded by the coding sequence ATGAAAATCCTGTTCGTTCACCAAAATTTTCCAGGTCAGTTTGTCCATCTTGCACCAGCACTTGCTGCAGACCCGGCGAATGAAGTTGTCGCACTGACCATGCAAAAGGCTGCTCCGGCGCTGTGGAATGGCGTCAAGGTATTCTCATACCAGGTGGCGCGTGGTACCAGTGCGGAAATTCATCCCTGGCTGGCAGATAGTGAACCCAAGGTCATCCGTGGCGAGGCTGCCATGCGTGCCGCACTGCAGTTGCGCGAACAGGGTTTTGTACCTGATGTGATCATCGCCCATCCAGGCTGGGGTGAAAGCCTGTTCCTGAAAAAAGTATGGCCCAAAGCCAAGCTTGGCATCTATGCCGAATTCTTTTATCACGCGCAAGGGGCAGATGTCGGTTTTGATCCTGAATTCTCTTCCAATGCGATTGAGCAAGCCTGCAAGATACAACTCAAGAATATCAATAACCTCTTGCATATAGAAATAGCGGATGCCGCCATTTCCCCGACGCACTGGCAAGCAAGTACTTTCCCCAGCGCCTTCCGTGAACACATCAGCGTCATTCACGATGGCATCAATACGGACCTGATCGCACCCAATCCCGGCGTGGCCCTGGCGCTGGCCGGAGGGCTGAAACTGACGCGTGATGATGAAGTCATTACCTTCGTCAACCGTAATCTGGAACCCTACCGCGGCTATCATATTTTCATGCGCGCCTTGCCACAGATACTGGCACAGCGCCCCAATGCTCACGTACTGATGGTGGGTGGAGATGATGTCAGTTACGGTGCCAAGTCAGAAAGCGGGAGGTCATGGAAAGAGATTTTCCTCAGCGAAGTAAGTGCTCAATTACCAGAGGGGGCACTTGAACGCATACATTTCCTGGGAAATATCCCTTACCAGCATTTTATTCCCTTACTGCAATTGTCGCGTGTCCATGTCTATCTGACTTATCCCTTCGTCTTGTCATGGAGCCTGCTCGAAGCCATGAGTGCAGGATGTGCCATCGTCGCGTCGAATACTCAGCCTTTGCGTGAAGCCATACGTCACAATGAGACAGGCAGACTGGTTGATTTCTTTGATGTGGCAGCGCTGAGCAAAGAGGTCTGTGACTTGCTGGACCAGCCCGAAGAAAGGCAGCGTTTGGGCGAAAATGCCCGTCGTTTTGCCTGTGAATTTTATGACCTGCAAAAAGTGTGTCTGCCAGCACAAATTGAATGGGTATACGGCATGGCAGAAGACACAAAAGTTAACATTCAAAATGATATATCTGCGCAGCCGCTGGTAAACACGGTAGTAATTGAGTTAAAATAA
- a CDS encoding type I secretion system permease/ATPase, translated as MTFKSAFRTVGIFSAIINLLMLAPSLYMLQVYDRVLQSRNEITLLMLTLLMLGAYALMSALEYIRSFVLIRLGAKLDMQMNKRIYTAAFEQNLKRGGGNAGQALQDLTQIRQFLTGAGLFAFFDAPWFPFYLAVIFMFDTYLGLFALAAVIVMVILAYANEVVSKKPLTEANTMAIVSSNLATNNLRNAEVIEAMGMLPNLMSRWFKLHGRFLQLQAEASEKSGIITALSKFVRVSVQSLVLGFGALLVIEGKMSPGMMIAGSILLGKATGPIDQLIGVWKQWSTVKGAYGRLNELLASNPPRQAGMDLPKPLGALSVEGVTAAAPGSTVVVIKGLTMALQPGDVLGVIGPSGSGKSTLARLLVGVWPAAVGKVRLDGADIYQWNKDQLGPNIGYLPQDIELFGGTVAENIARFGEVDSEKVILAAKRAGVHDMILHFPQGYDTRLGDGGAGLSGGQKQRIGLARAMYDDPSMLVLDEPNSNLDDVGEQALVMAVNDLRQRGKTIVLITHRTTILGATTKLLLLRDGVAQAFGPRDQVLAALNQANQQQAQQMQQAQQAAAAQQAAQQAQAQGGLQSAATEPPADTQQRINATAAQEE; from the coding sequence ATGACCTTTAAAAGTGCCTTCAGAACCGTTGGCATCTTCAGTGCCATCATCAACTTGTTGATGTTAGCACCTTCCCTGTATATGTTACAGGTTTACGATCGTGTTTTGCAAAGCCGCAACGAAATCACTCTGTTGATGTTGACATTGCTGATGCTGGGTGCTTACGCCTTGATGAGTGCGCTTGAATATATCCGTAGTTTTGTATTGATACGTCTGGGCGCCAAGCTCGACATGCAAATGAACAAGCGTATTTATACTGCTGCGTTTGAACAAAACTTGAAGCGTGGTGGCGGTAATGCTGGTCAGGCTTTGCAGGATCTGACGCAAATCCGTCAGTTCCTCACAGGTGCAGGCTTGTTTGCCTTCTTCGATGCACCATGGTTCCCGTTCTATCTTGCCGTGATCTTCATGTTTGACACTTACCTCGGCTTGTTTGCGCTGGCTGCGGTAATTGTCATGGTGATCCTGGCGTACGCCAATGAAGTGGTTTCCAAAAAACCTTTGACTGAAGCCAATACCATGGCCATCGTCTCCAGCAATCTGGCGACGAATAATCTGCGCAATGCCGAAGTCATTGAAGCCATGGGCATGCTGCCTAACCTGATGTCGCGCTGGTTCAAGTTACACGGCCGTTTCCTGCAATTGCAGGCAGAAGCGAGCGAGAAGTCAGGCATTATCACTGCTTTGAGTAAATTTGTACGTGTCTCAGTACAGTCACTGGTGCTCGGTTTTGGTGCCTTGCTGGTGATTGAAGGCAAGATGTCGCCTGGTATGATGATTGCCGGCTCCATCCTCTTGGGTAAGGCAACTGGTCCTATCGATCAACTGATCGGTGTGTGGAAACAATGGAGCACAGTTAAAGGTGCCTATGGTCGTTTGAATGAATTGCTGGCATCCAATCCGCCACGTCAGGCTGGCATGGACTTGCCTAAGCCACTGGGTGCCCTGTCTGTAGAAGGCGTGACTGCTGCTGCACCGGGTTCTACCGTTGTCGTGATCAAAGGTCTGACCATGGCCTTGCAGCCAGGTGACGTACTTGGTGTGATCGGCCCTTCAGGTTCGGGTAAATCTACGCTGGCACGCTTGCTGGTCGGCGTCTGGCCTGCTGCAGTTGGTAAAGTGCGTCTCGATGGTGCTGATATTTACCAATGGAACAAAGATCAACTCGGACCAAATATTGGTTACCTGCCACAAGACATAGAATTGTTTGGCGGCACGGTGGCTGAAAACATCGCCCGTTTTGGTGAAGTGGATTCTGAAAAAGTTATCCTGGCTGCCAAGCGCGCCGGTGTCCATGACATGATCCTGCATTTCCCGCAAGGCTATGACACACGTCTGGGTGACGGTGGCGCTGGCCTCTCTGGTGGCCAGAAACAGCGTATCGGTCTGGCACGTGCCATGTATGACGATCCATCCATGCTGGTGCTTGATGAACCAAATTCCAATCTGGATGATGTCGGTGAACAAGCTCTGGTAATGGCAGTCAATGATTTGCGCCAACGTGGTAAAACAATTGTACTGATCACTCACCGTACGACGATTCTGGGCGCCACCACCAAGCTCTTGTTGTTACGCGATGGTGTAGCCCAGGCCTTTGGTCCGCGTGATCAGGTATTGGCCGCGCTGAATCAGGCAAATCAACAACAGGCACAGCAGATGCAACAAGCTCAGCAAGCTGCGGCAGCACAACAGGCTGCCCAACAAGCACAAGCTCAGGGCGGTCTGCAATCAGCAGCTACAGAGCCACCGGCAGATACGCAGCAAAGAATTAATGCTACAGCTGCACAAGAGGAATAA
- the gatB gene encoding Asp-tRNA(Asn)/Glu-tRNA(Gln) amidotransferase subunit GatB has product MTRNIMQWEVVIGFETHAQLKTNSKIFSGSSIQFGAEPNTQASPVDLALPGVLPVMNKGAVEKAIQFGLAVGAVVAPESIFARKNYFYPDLPKGYQISQFEIPVVQGGFVPCVFEKDGKTEFRNIQLTRAHLEEDAGKSTHGAAQGMTGIDLNRAGTPLLEIVTEPVMRSAAEAVGYAKALHSLVTWLDICDGNMQEGSFRCDANVSVRPVGQKEFGTRCEIKNLNSFRFLEEAINIEVRRQINEIEEGRPIIQETRLYDPDKKETRSMRSKEDSMDYRYFPDPDLPPLKISREWVEQVRATMPELPSAMRQRFIEQLGLPEYDATILTQSKGMATYFEAVVTAAGAAQAKPAANWMMGDVSATLNREGLDISAIPVTAAQLAVLLQRIADGTISNKIAKEVFAAMWEAPSAVANLADQVIDAKGLKQISDVGALEKIIDEVMAANQQSVDEFRAGKEKAFNSLVGQAMKATKGKGNPAQVNELLKKKLAG; this is encoded by the coding sequence ATAACGAGGAATATTATGCAATGGGAAGTCGTTATCGGTTTTGAGACGCATGCGCAACTCAAGACCAACTCAAAAATTTTCAGCGGCTCTTCAATACAATTTGGTGCTGAACCCAATACCCAGGCCAGCCCGGTTGATCTGGCCCTGCCTGGCGTGTTGCCGGTCATGAATAAAGGTGCAGTAGAAAAAGCCATACAGTTTGGCCTGGCCGTCGGTGCCGTGGTTGCGCCTGAATCCATCTTCGCCCGCAAAAATTACTTCTACCCTGACCTGCCCAAAGGCTATCAGATCAGCCAGTTTGAGATCCCGGTAGTACAGGGCGGTTTCGTGCCTTGCGTGTTTGAAAAAGATGGCAAGACTGAATTCAGGAATATACAACTGACACGCGCTCATCTCGAAGAAGACGCTGGCAAATCCACCCATGGCGCAGCCCAGGGCATGACAGGCATAGACCTGAACCGTGCAGGCACGCCCTTGCTCGAAATCGTCACTGAACCTGTGATGCGCAGTGCTGCTGAGGCCGTTGGCTATGCAAAAGCCCTGCACTCGCTGGTGACCTGGCTGGATATCTGTGATGGCAATATGCAGGAAGGTTCTTTCCGTTGCGATGCCAACGTTTCTGTGCGTCCAGTCGGCCAAAAAGAATTCGGTACACGATGCGAAATCAAGAACCTGAACTCTTTCCGTTTCCTGGAAGAAGCGATCAATATTGAAGTCCGGCGCCAGATCAACGAAATTGAAGAAGGTCGCCCTATCATCCAGGAAACTCGCCTGTATGATCCGGACAAAAAAGAGACCCGCTCCATGCGCAGCAAGGAAGATTCGATGGACTATCGTTACTTCCCTGACCCTGACCTGCCGCCATTGAAAATCAGCCGCGAATGGGTAGAGCAAGTACGCGCCACCATGCCTGAGCTGCCATCTGCGATGCGCCAGCGCTTCATCGAGCAACTGGGCTTGCCTGAATATGATGCGACTATCCTGACGCAATCCAAAGGCATGGCCACTTATTTTGAAGCCGTGGTGACTGCTGCTGGTGCCGCACAAGCCAAACCTGCTGCCAACTGGATGATGGGTGATGTGTCGGCGACGCTGAACCGTGAAGGCCTGGATATCAGCGCTATTCCGGTCACCGCTGCTCAGCTCGCCGTATTGTTACAGCGCATTGCTGATGGCACGATTTCCAACAAGATCGCCAAGGAAGTGTTCGCGGCGATGTGGGAAGCACCATCTGCAGTTGCAAATCTGGCAGACCAGGTAATTGACGCCAAAGGCCTGAAGCAAATTTCTGACGTTGGCGCGCTGGAAAAAATCATCGACGAAGTCATGGCCGCGAATCAGCAGTCTGTTGATGAATTCCGCGCTGGTAAAGAGAAGGCATTCAACTCCCTGGTTGGTCAGGCAATGAAAGCGACCAAGGGCAAGGGCAACCCTGCACAGGTTAATGAATTGCTCAAGAAAAAACTGGCTGGTTAA
- a CDS encoding tetratricopeptide repeat protein — protein sequence MHKKKIPAAAKSASPASHAGASQAAQLLQKALLAHQAGNLADAAAIYQQILAIDARHFEALQFLGMIRRSAGQLQEALDLLTLAASINPANTIIHASLGNVLMDLERHADAIVSYDRFLSAMPDFAEVLNNKANALSALGREAEAMACYEHVLRQQPDFSDTHFNRGNLYMDMRQYAQALDDYEQVLRSHPGHFQSWNNRGNALLKLERLAEARQSYQQGLSIAPDNPELHACLAHVYKITGQLNEAVQHYAKVLELTTTGFPRQNAALQLAILLYVFGNPANVDALLQVAKDMLGNALIKDKGSLIYCAFMLKIQLWWQMYRQQVQNPQAQGTLYVIGESHILSAHNLLVAYRGQHLQCKGLWIEGCTQWQIGKVETNHYQQLMQHYLQALPVASSVLITVGEIDCRIDSGILKASKKTASTTNASISLAQRVQDVIVAFLDFIAAHAQPRQLKLIISGVPAWHVNESGYSEDQLQEFGQFLMLFNTILKQQVLARSMDFLDVFALTDGGGGKANQQWHIDEHHLRPDGVIEAFSRHLLVP from the coding sequence ATGCATAAGAAGAAAATACCTGCTGCGGCCAAAAGCGCTAGCCCTGCTTCCCATGCAGGGGCAAGCCAGGCGGCGCAGTTGTTGCAAAAGGCATTGCTGGCACATCAGGCCGGGAACCTGGCTGATGCTGCCGCCATCTATCAGCAGATCCTGGCCATTGATGCCCGGCATTTTGAAGCCTTGCAATTCCTTGGCATGATCAGGCGCAGTGCGGGTCAGCTGCAAGAGGCGCTTGATTTATTGACTTTGGCGGCTTCCATCAATCCAGCCAATACCATCATACATGCTTCGCTCGGCAATGTTTTAATGGACCTTGAGCGTCACGCCGATGCCATTGTCAGTTATGACCGCTTCTTATCAGCCATGCCTGATTTTGCCGAAGTCCTCAACAACAAAGCGAATGCCTTGAGTGCCTTGGGGCGCGAAGCAGAGGCCATGGCATGTTATGAACATGTACTGCGTCAACAGCCAGATTTTTCTGATACGCATTTTAATCGCGGCAATCTGTACATGGACATGCGCCAGTATGCGCAGGCCCTTGACGATTATGAACAAGTGCTGCGTAGCCATCCTGGTCATTTTCAATCCTGGAATAATCGTGGCAATGCACTCCTGAAACTGGAAAGACTGGCTGAGGCCAGGCAAAGTTACCAGCAAGGATTAAGCATAGCGCCTGACAATCCGGAATTGCATGCCTGTCTGGCTCACGTCTATAAAATCACAGGACAGCTCAATGAGGCGGTTCAGCATTATGCCAAAGTACTGGAACTGACCACGACTGGCTTTCCCAGACAAAATGCTGCGCTACAACTGGCTATCCTGCTCTATGTGTTTGGTAATCCGGCCAATGTAGATGCTTTGTTGCAAGTAGCAAAAGACATGCTGGGCAACGCACTGATTAAAGACAAGGGTTCTTTGATTTACTGCGCCTTCATGTTGAAGATCCAATTATGGTGGCAGATGTACCGGCAGCAGGTACAAAACCCGCAAGCGCAAGGCACGCTGTATGTCATAGGTGAAAGCCACATCTTGTCTGCGCATAATCTGCTGGTCGCGTATCGGGGCCAACATTTGCAATGCAAAGGCTTGTGGATAGAAGGCTGTACGCAATGGCAAATCGGCAAAGTCGAAACCAATCATTACCAGCAATTAATGCAGCATTATCTGCAGGCCTTGCCTGTCGCATCCAGCGTATTGATTACCGTAGGCGAAATTGATTGCCGTATTGATAGCGGCATCCTGAAAGCCAGTAAAAAAACTGCAAGCACTACCAATGCGAGCATCAGCCTGGCACAGCGTGTGCAGGACGTCATAGTGGCTTTCCTGGATTTTATTGCTGCTCATGCGCAGCCGCGTCAACTCAAGCTCATCATTAGTGGCGTTCCTGCCTGGCACGTGAATGAAAGTGGCTATAGTGAAGATCAATTACAGGAATTCGGCCAGTTTCTAATGCTGTTTAATACCATCCTGAAACAGCAGGTGTTGGCAAGGAGCATGGATTTTCTTGATGTATTTGCCCTGACCGATGGTGGGGGTGGGAAGGCGAATCAGCAATGGCATATAGACGAGCATCATTTGCGACCTGATGGCGTAATCGAAGCATTTTCCAGGCATTTGCTTGTCCCCTGA
- a CDS encoding methyltransferase domain-containing protein — protein sequence MKLLHVGCGPQNKSGTTPFFQSDEWQEVRFDIDPKVNPDIQGTLTDMSAVETGSIDAVYSSHNIEHLYPHEVPFALKEILRVLKDDGIFVVTCPDMVSVCKLVAEDKLLEPAYISPAGPIAPIDILYGHRAAMERGNLFMAHRCGFTQKVLMNTLAGAGFQTVVAASRPSAFDLWAVGSKSARPIPEMENLLRAQLK from the coding sequence TTGAAATTACTACACGTAGGCTGCGGCCCGCAAAACAAATCTGGTACTACACCTTTCTTTCAGTCAGATGAATGGCAGGAAGTACGTTTCGATATCGATCCCAAGGTCAATCCCGACATACAAGGTACTCTGACCGATATGAGTGCGGTCGAAACAGGCTCCATCGATGCAGTCTATTCCTCCCATAATATTGAACACCTGTATCCGCATGAAGTACCATTTGCGCTCAAGGAAATCTTGCGCGTGCTCAAGGATGACGGCATCTTTGTGGTGACTTGCCCGGATATGGTATCGGTCTGCAAACTGGTGGCCGAGGATAAACTACTGGAACCCGCCTACATATCACCTGCCGGGCCGATTGCACCTATCGATATCCTGTATGGGCATCGCGCAGCCATGGAAAGAGGTAATCTGTTTATGGCCCACCGGTGCGGTTTTACCCAAAAAGTATTGATGAATACCCTTGCTGGTGCAGGCTTTCAGACTGTAGTAGCGGCATCGCGCCCGTCAGCTTTTGATTTATGGGCGGTAGGCAGCAAGAGTGCCAGGCCTATTCCTGAGATGGAGAATTTGTTGCGTGCGCAATTGAAATAA